One Helianthus annuus cultivar XRQ/B chromosome 7, HanXRQr2.0-SUNRISE, whole genome shotgun sequence genomic region harbors:
- the LOC110917806 gene encoding uncharacterized protein LOC110917806 isoform X2 — translation MLAVGDLPFRGSKPFDMRIKECILWIRITFAAVMSALDFIKSDDTSDVAFDDAAATPGEDAVVRGSDYRFEGFGYVNVPNVKGFTKATASKASTRRSKRYLKGADQPSASEPIDVSDDIEASADQAIDVSKGKEKELIVSSKKKKLIKKGSTPANKGSSVKSVESFEGSEGQEVYVPNWGLKLEIVSKIRLFVLKP, via the exons ATGCTTGCAGTGGGggacttaccctttcgggggtcaAAGCCTTTTGACATGCGGATAAAAGAGTGTATTCTGTGGATCCGTATTACTTTTGCGGCTG TTATGTCTGCACTTGATTTTATCAAAAGTGATGATACTTCTGACGTTGCCTTTGATGATGCTGCTGCTACTCCGGGCGAGGATGCGGTTGTTAGGGGTTCTGATTATAGGTTCGAGGGTTTTGGATATGTAAATGTCCCTAATGTCAAAGGTTTTACCAAGGCTACTGCTTCCAAGGCCTCCACTCGTCGCTCAAAACGCTATCTGAAAGGTGCTGATCAGCCATCTGCTTCGGAGCCTATCGATGTTAGTGATGATATTGAAGCATCAGCAGATCAAGCTATTGATGTCAGCAAGGGTAAGGAGAAGGAGTTGATTGTTTCTAGTAAAAAGAAGAAATTGATTAAGAAAGGTAGTACTCCAGCCAATAAAGGTTCATCAGTCAAAAGTGTTGAGAGCTTCGAAGGTTCAGAGGGTCAAGAGGTTTATGTGCCCAACTGGGGGTTAAAGTTGGAGATAGTTTCAAAGATCCGGCTGTTTGTGCTGAAGCCCTAG
- the LOC110917806 gene encoding uncharacterized protein LOC110917806 isoform X1, which translates to MLAVGDLPFRGSKPFDMRIKECILWIRITFAAGELVKQSRDVTFYCSRIALSQLPRRTSLALSFFSSFPLFFKKVMSALDFIKSDDTSDVAFDDAAATPGEDAVVRGSDYRFEGFGYVNVPNVKGFTKATASKASTRRSKRYLKGADQPSASEPIDVSDDIEASADQAIDVSKGKEKELIVSSKKKKLIKKGSTPANKGSSVKSVESFEGSEGQEVYVPNWGLKLEIVSKIRLFVLKP; encoded by the exons ATGCTTGCAGTGGGggacttaccctttcgggggtcaAAGCCTTTTGACATGCGGATAAAAGAGTGTATTCTGTGGATCCGTATTACTTTTGCGGCTGGTGAGTTGGTGAAGCAATCCAGAGATGTGACCTTTTACTGTTCCCGCATTGCTTTATCTCAACTCCCCAG AAGAACATCACTTGCTCTCTCTTTTTTCTCAAGTTTtccccttttttttaaaaaag TTATGTCTGCACTTGATTTTATCAAAAGTGATGATACTTCTGACGTTGCCTTTGATGATGCTGCTGCTACTCCGGGCGAGGATGCGGTTGTTAGGGGTTCTGATTATAGGTTCGAGGGTTTTGGATATGTAAATGTCCCTAATGTCAAAGGTTTTACCAAGGCTACTGCTTCCAAGGCCTCCACTCGTCGCTCAAAACGCTATCTGAAAGGTGCTGATCAGCCATCTGCTTCGGAGCCTATCGATGTTAGTGATGATATTGAAGCATCAGCAGATCAAGCTATTGATGTCAGCAAGGGTAAGGAGAAGGAGTTGATTGTTTCTAGTAAAAAGAAGAAATTGATTAAGAAAGGTAGTACTCCAGCCAATAAAGGTTCATCAGTCAAAAGTGTTGAGAGCTTCGAAGGTTCAGAGGGTCAAGAGGTTTATGTGCCCAACTGGGGGTTAAAGTTGGAGATAGTTTCAAAGATCCGGCTGTTTGTGCTGAAGCCCTAG